One genomic window of uncultured delta proteobacterium includes the following:
- a CDS encoding NAD-dependent epimerase/dehydratase yields MHLKKRVLITGGAGFLGRHLTGVLLDRGDEVLCVDNFFTGSRDNIAEFFGNPNFEFLRHDVTFPLVVEVDAIFNLACPASPIHYQVDPVQTIKTCVHGAINVLGLAKRLKIPIFQASTSEVYGDPEVHPQEESYWGKVNPIGLRSCYDEGKRCAEALMFAYHRQNATRIKVGRIFNTYGPFMHPNDGRVVSNFIMQALRGEPITIYGDGNQTRSFCYAEDLVRLMVLFMDDESGFTGPMNMGNPGEFTMLELAKTIIEITGSASVISHEPLPADDPKQRRPNIDVAKARYGWEPKTHLREGLVKTIAYFDGLRKRGVVR; encoded by the coding sequence ATGCATCTGAAAAAACGGGTTCTGATTACGGGCGGCGCGGGATTTTTAGGACGGCATCTGACCGGGGTCCTCCTGGATCGCGGGGATGAAGTGCTCTGCGTGGATAATTTTTTCACGGGCAGCCGCGACAACATTGCCGAATTTTTCGGCAACCCCAACTTTGAATTCCTGCGCCACGACGTCACCTTCCCCCTGGTGGTGGAGGTGGACGCCATCTTCAACCTGGCCTGCCCGGCATCCCCGATCCATTACCAGGTCGACCCGGTGCAGACCATCAAGACCTGCGTGCACGGGGCCATCAACGTGCTCGGTCTTGCCAAACGGCTGAAGATTCCCATTTTCCAGGCATCCACGTCCGAAGTGTACGGCGACCCGGAAGTCCACCCCCAGGAGGAAAGTTACTGGGGCAAGGTCAACCCCATCGGGCTCCGCTCCTGCTACGACGAAGGCAAACGCTGCGCCGAGGCGCTGATGTTCGCCTATCACCGGCAGAACGCCACGCGCATCAAGGTAGGCCGCATTTTCAACACCTACGGCCCGTTCATGCATCCCAACGACGGCCGGGTCGTGTCCAACTTCATCATGCAGGCGCTCCGGGGGGAACCCATCACCATCTACGGCGACGGGAACCAGACCCGCTCCTTCTGCTACGCGGAGGACCTCGTCCGCCTGATGGTGCTGTTCATGGACGACGAGAGCGGCTTCACCGGCCCCATGAACATGGGCAACCCCGGCGAATTCACCATGCTGGAACTGGCAAAAACGATTATCGAGATCACCGGGTCCGCGTCCGTTATCAGCCACGAACCGCTGCCCGCCGACGACCCGAAGCAGCGCCGGCCCAATATCGACGTGGCCAAAGCGCGGTATGGATGGGAGCCGAAAACGCACCTGCGGGAAGGGCTCGTGAAGACGATTGCGTATTTTGACGGGCTGCGCAAACGCGGGGTTGTGCGGTAG
- the ftsY gene encoding Signal recognition particle receptor FtsY translates to MGFFSSIKKLWGPGGGDAAPGPDVTAAPAAAPASPLAPEDTGEWKESLSLALREAEPRLSVWLALVLKGVSEAGPLLWERLGFLFDALEIPAGEKEAFIASFAAWLDDMGYAHVDEFRSELQFRLALALDLEDEEDEKSRLLLKLSDSLAKTREQLGRGLDTLFASHATISGALWEELEELLIIADVGVASSQELVSRLKKRAYREKITDPSALRGLLFKELAGVFTPRKRIQAVTLPEVVMVIGVNGVGKTTTIAKMAYRARMQGKTVLVAAADTFRAAAVEQLEVWSKRVGASFYAKGANADPAAVAYEAVEKALEQGVDLLLVDTAGRLHTKANLMEELTKIRRVLGKKHPGAPHRSILVIDATTGQNALSQVKLFQEAAGIDEIILTKLDGTAKGGIVAAVAMQFAIPITYVGLGEKMEDLRPFDGEQFARALIGADHAGGADGAA, encoded by the coding sequence ATGGGATTTTTTTCATCCATCAAAAAACTCTGGGGACCGGGCGGCGGTGATGCCGCGCCCGGTCCTGACGTTACGGCAGCGCCGGCCGCCGCCCCTGCTTCCCCTCTTGCTCCCGAGGACACCGGCGAGTGGAAAGAATCGCTCTCCCTTGCCCTGCGCGAGGCGGAGCCGCGCCTTTCCGTCTGGCTGGCCCTGGTCCTTAAGGGTGTTTCCGAAGCCGGGCCCCTCTTGTGGGAACGGCTCGGCTTTCTGTTCGACGCTCTGGAAATTCCGGCAGGTGAAAAGGAGGCGTTCATCGCGTCCTTTGCCGCCTGGCTCGACGATATGGGCTACGCCCATGTGGACGAGTTCCGGTCGGAACTGCAGTTCCGCCTGGCGCTCGCCCTTGACCTGGAAGACGAGGAAGATGAAAAGAGCCGCCTGCTCCTGAAACTTTCCGACAGCCTGGCCAAAACCCGCGAACAGCTGGGGCGCGGCCTGGACACGCTTTTCGCCTCCCACGCCACCATTTCAGGCGCCTTGTGGGAAGAGCTGGAAGAACTCCTCATCATTGCAGACGTGGGGGTAGCATCATCCCAGGAGCTGGTTTCCCGGCTGAAAAAACGCGCCTACCGCGAAAAGATCACAGACCCCTCCGCCCTGCGCGGCCTCCTGTTCAAGGAACTGGCGGGCGTGTTCACGCCCCGCAAGCGCATCCAGGCCGTAACCCTGCCGGAAGTGGTCATGGTCATCGGCGTCAACGGGGTGGGCAAAACCACCACCATCGCCAAAATGGCCTACCGCGCCCGCATGCAGGGTAAAACGGTCCTCGTCGCGGCGGCGGACACCTTTCGCGCGGCCGCGGTGGAGCAGCTTGAAGTCTGGTCCAAACGCGTGGGCGCCTCGTTCTACGCCAAGGGAGCTAACGCCGACCCGGCTGCCGTGGCCTACGAGGCCGTGGAAAAAGCCCTTGAGCAAGGCGTTGACCTTCTGCTCGTGGATACGGCGGGGCGGCTCCACACCAAGGCCAACCTGATGGAAGAACTGACCAAGATCCGCCGCGTATTGGGCAAAAAACACCCCGGCGCGCCGCACCGCTCCATCCTGGTCATTGACGCCACCACCGGCCAGAACGCGCTTTCCCAGGTCAAACTGTTCCAGGAAGCCGCCGGGATTGACGAAATAATCCTGACCAAACTCGACGGCACGGCCAAGGGCGGCATTGTGGCAGCCGTCGCCATGCAGTTCGCGATCCCGATCACGTATGTCGGGCTCGGCGAAAAGATGGAAGATCTCCGGCCCTTTGACGGCGAGCAGTTCGCCCGCGCCCTGATCGGCGCCGATCACGCGGGCGGCGCAGACGGCGCGGCCTGA
- a CDS encoding exported hypothetical protein (Evidence 5 : No homology to any previously reported sequences) translates to MEKKTTGGFLRTALPVIILCVSVFLAMLFSNGGVASYLGPGQAERDRKKQAFIENRTLLSLQLAKCRQYKTSVDDAYICGGSSLIYKNLASSGDCLLAEEAAKELGLTVRDFSIPRTLTPKGALTPKASTGS, encoded by the coding sequence ATGGAAAAGAAAACAACGGGAGGGTTTCTCCGGACAGCGCTCCCCGTCATCATCCTTTGCGTGTCGGTATTCTTGGCAATGCTGTTTTCAAACGGCGGCGTTGCCTCGTATCTGGGACCAGGACAAGCGGAGCGGGACCGGAAGAAACAGGCGTTTATCGAGAACCGCACGCTGCTTTCGCTGCAACTGGCCAAATGCCGGCAATACAAAACCAGCGTCGATGACGCCTACATTTGCGGCGGCTCCAGTCTGATCTACAAAAACCTGGCTTCCAGCGGGGATTGCCTGCTGGCCGAAGAGGCCGCGAAAGAACTGGGCCTCACGGTCCGCGACTTCTCCATCCCCCGGACGTTGACGCCAAAAGGGGCGCTGACGCCGAAAGCGTCCACGGGTTCCTAG
- the mdtB gene encoding multidrug efflux system, subunit B (Evidence 2a : Function of homologous gene experimentally demonstrated in an other organism; PubMedId : 12107134, 21450803; Product type t : transporter) — MNISSLFIRRPVATTLVMFAILMAGAIGYRLLPVADLPTVDFPTIEVTANLSGANADTMATSVATPIEKEFSTIAGLDSMTSVSGQGTTRITLQFALNRDIDAAALDVQSALSRVQRRLPSDMTNPPSFRKVNPADAPVFYLSLSSKTMRLSDVTEYGENFIGQRLSMIDGVAQVMVYGSQKYAVRVHVDPQAMAAKQIGIDEVADALRYGNVNLPVGSMTGPYTEYTIQSSGKLMDAAAFQPLIVAWRNGAPVRIQEIGTAVDSVENDRRKNWFDGVPGVTLAIQRQPGSNTVAVVDSIKNMLPSLRAQVPAAIDMTITYDRSKSIRESVRDVQFTMMLTICLVILVIFLFLRNIPATVIPSLAVPLSVMGTFAVMQLLGFSVNNLTLMALTLAVSFVVDDAIVMLENIVRHMEQGKSRLEAAFEGSREIGFTILSMTISLTAVFIPVLFMGGIVGRLFHEFAVTVMTAILLSGFVSLTLTPMMCGRFLTSMQHTKMQEGFSGFMERLFDAWLALYKKTLEIALLHKGLLLLFSGALLFLTGWLFTVVPKGFIPLEDNDRIVIQTEGLQGSSFENMARHQQELVAIVAAEPAVEGYMSVVGPSGGQPFSNSGTIVLRLTPKSGREHASVIINRLRQKFSQVPGIRAYPSIPPSIRIGGSSTKSLYQFTMQSPNTQDLYDNADAFLEKVRALPHVADVATDLQIRNPEVHISIDRDKASALGITAQQLEDALSSAYSTREVSSIRAATNDYSVLLLVDPVYRRNPEALKLLYVRSKSGQLVPLSTLVQTTTGVGPMSVNHSGQLPSVTVSFNLAPGYSLGQAVDAVQALATHNLPASVSTMFQGTAQAFQDSFANLWLLMMLAILVIYIVLGILYESFIHPITILSGLPSAGVGALITLLIFGKDLDIYAFVGIIMLIGIVKKNAIMMIDFALEAQRKESLEPEKAIYAGAIIRFRPIMMTTMAALMGCLPIALGHGAGAESRQPLGLAVVGGLLVSQLLTLYLTPVYYIYLDRLQRFGASLLRKKKKTG, encoded by the coding sequence ATGAACATTTCCTCCCTTTTCATCCGGCGGCCCGTGGCTACAACGCTGGTCATGTTCGCCATCCTCATGGCCGGGGCCATCGGCTACAGGTTGTTGCCGGTGGCGGACCTGCCCACCGTGGACTTTCCCACCATCGAGGTCACGGCCAACCTGTCCGGCGCCAACGCGGATACCATGGCGACGTCTGTCGCGACGCCCATTGAAAAGGAATTTTCCACCATCGCAGGCCTGGATTCCATGACCTCGGTCAGCGGCCAGGGCACAACCCGCATCACCCTGCAATTCGCCCTCAACCGGGATATCGACGCCGCCGCGCTGGACGTGCAGTCCGCCCTTTCCCGCGTGCAGCGGCGGCTGCCCTCGGACATGACCAACCCGCCGAGTTTCCGCAAGGTGAACCCGGCGGACGCGCCCGTATTTTACCTGTCCCTTTCCTCCAAGACCATGCGCCTCTCGGACGTGACGGAATACGGGGAAAACTTCATCGGCCAGCGCCTCTCCATGATCGACGGGGTGGCCCAGGTCATGGTCTACGGTTCCCAGAAGTACGCCGTGCGCGTGCATGTGGATCCCCAGGCCATGGCCGCCAAGCAGATCGGCATAGATGAGGTGGCGGACGCGCTCCGGTACGGCAACGTCAATTTGCCGGTCGGCTCCATGACCGGGCCGTACACGGAATACACCATCCAAAGCTCCGGCAAGCTCATGGACGCCGCCGCCTTTCAGCCGCTCATCGTGGCCTGGCGCAACGGCGCGCCCGTGCGTATCCAGGAAATCGGCACCGCTGTCGATTCCGTGGAGAACGACCGCCGCAAAAACTGGTTTGACGGCGTGCCGGGCGTGACCCTTGCCATCCAGCGCCAGCCCGGCTCCAACACTGTGGCCGTGGTGGATTCCATCAAGAACATGCTCCCGTCCCTGCGCGCCCAGGTTCCGGCAGCCATCGACATGACCATCACCTACGATCGCTCCAAATCCATCCGGGAATCCGTGCGGGACGTGCAGTTCACCATGATGCTGACCATCTGCCTGGTCATCCTGGTCATATTCCTCTTCCTGCGCAACATACCGGCGACGGTCATCCCGTCGCTGGCCGTGCCGCTTTCCGTTATGGGCACTTTCGCGGTCATGCAGCTTCTCGGCTTCTCGGTGAACAACCTCACCCTCATGGCCCTGACCCTTGCGGTCAGCTTCGTGGTGGACGACGCCATCGTCATGCTGGAAAACATCGTCCGCCACATGGAACAGGGGAAAAGCCGCCTTGAGGCCGCGTTCGAGGGGTCCAGGGAAATCGGCTTCACCATCCTGTCCATGACCATTTCCCTGACGGCCGTGTTTATCCCGGTGCTGTTCATGGGCGGCATTGTGGGCAGGCTGTTTCACGAATTCGCGGTCACGGTCATGACGGCCATTCTGCTTTCCGGCTTCGTTTCCCTGACCCTTACCCCCATGATGTGCGGCCGCTTCCTGACATCCATGCAGCACACAAAGATGCAGGAAGGTTTTTCCGGCTTCATGGAGCGGCTTTTCGACGCCTGGCTCGCGCTGTATAAAAAAACTCTAGAAATAGCGCTCCTGCATAAAGGCTTACTGCTCCTGTTCTCCGGGGCTCTGCTGTTCCTGACGGGCTGGCTGTTCACCGTTGTGCCCAAGGGTTTCATCCCGCTGGAAGACAACGACCGCATCGTCATCCAGACCGAGGGGCTGCAAGGATCAAGCTTTGAGAACATGGCCCGCCATCAGCAGGAACTGGTGGCCATTGTGGCGGCGGAACCGGCGGTTGAAGGCTACATGTCCGTTGTCGGCCCTTCCGGCGGGCAGCCGTTCAGCAACTCGGGCACCATCGTCCTGCGCCTGACGCCCAAATCCGGGCGGGAACACGCCTCGGTTATCATAAACCGGCTGCGGCAGAAATTCTCCCAGGTGCCGGGTATCCGGGCCTACCCGTCCATCCCGCCGTCCATCCGCATCGGAGGCTCGTCCACCAAGAGCCTGTACCAGTTCACCATGCAGAGCCCCAACACCCAGGACCTCTACGACAACGCGGACGCGTTTCTGGAAAAGGTGCGCGCGCTCCCGCACGTGGCGGACGTGGCAACGGACCTGCAGATTCGTAACCCGGAAGTCCACATCAGCATAGACCGGGACAAGGCCTCGGCGCTCGGCATTACCGCGCAGCAGCTTGAGGACGCTCTCTCCTCGGCTTACAGCACCCGGGAAGTCTCCTCCATCCGCGCGGCCACCAACGATTACTCCGTGCTGCTCCTGGTCGACCCGGTCTACCGGCGCAACCCGGAAGCGCTGAAACTGCTCTACGTCAGGAGCAAGAGCGGGCAGCTCGTGCCCCTGTCCACCCTGGTCCAGACCACCACGGGCGTCGGCCCCATGTCCGTGAACCACAGCGGGCAGCTGCCCTCGGTGACGGTTTCCTTCAACCTGGCGCCGGGCTATTCCCTCGGCCAGGCCGTTGATGCCGTGCAGGCCCTTGCCACCCACAACCTGCCCGCCTCGGTTTCCACCATGTTCCAGGGCACGGCCCAGGCCTTCCAGGACTCTTTTGCCAACCTCTGGCTGCTCATGATGCTGGCCATTCTGGTCATCTATATCGTGCTCGGCATTTTGTACGAGAGCTTCATCCACCCCATAACCATTCTCTCGGGGCTTCCGTCGGCAGGGGTGGGCGCGCTGATTACCCTGCTCATTTTCGGGAAGGATCTCGATATCTACGCCTTTGTGGGCATCATCATGCTCATCGGGATCGTGAAGAAAAACGCCATCATGATGATCGACTTCGCCCTGGAAGCGCAGCGCAAGGAATCCCTCGAGCCGGAAAAGGCCATCTACGCCGGGGCCATCATCCGCTTCCGGCCCATTATGATGACCACCATGGCCGCCCTGATGGGCTGCCTGCCCATCGCCCTGGGCCACGGGGCCGGGGCGGAATCGCGCCAGCCGCTGGGGCTCGCGGTGGTCGGCGGGCTTCTTGTTTCCCAGCTCCTCACCCTGTACCTCACCCCCGTGTACTACATCTACCTCGACCGCTTGCAGCGCTTCGGGGCATCCCTGCTCCGGAAGAAGAAAAAAACCGGATGA
- a CDS encoding exported hypothetical protein (Evidence 5 : No homology to any previously reported sequences), protein MTAFRSLPRFAMTACFVFLVAGLAACAKQPDPQTNLAKAGARANMGDFTVFAVEAEPGTNLVQPTVLYKNRDISQPGDPVREMTPGKIVLNFPQPGCESMKVETFTGGANCCFGYYLLTTCPDGPHAAYIEPQNGGVGDAEQKLRAYPIDDPAFFYYEPQNQTGGTKLSLSRVDSPRITRFLVFDNGVWRADHAGELAAAYKALLDQARKDKTMNKAARAISMAYYSLMAGGKTAAAERLLKQALPREYTHLTPAIMKDIQTSVSSFNPVRSLTVTQ, encoded by the coding sequence ATGACCGCGTTCCGTTCTCTGCCGCGTTTCGCCATGACCGCTTGTTTCGTTTTTCTCGTCGCGGGCCTCGCCGCCTGCGCCAAACAGCCGGACCCGCAGACGAACCTCGCCAAAGCCGGCGCCCGCGCGAACATGGGGGATTTCACCGTGTTCGCCGTCGAAGCGGAACCCGGGACAAACCTTGTGCAGCCGACCGTGCTGTATAAAAACCGGGACATTTCCCAACCCGGCGACCCCGTGCGGGAAATGACCCCGGGGAAAATCGTGCTGAACTTTCCCCAGCCCGGCTGCGAGAGCATGAAAGTGGAGACGTTCACCGGCGGCGCCAACTGCTGTTTCGGGTATTACCTGCTCACAACCTGCCCGGACGGCCCCCATGCCGCATATATTGAACCGCAGAACGGCGGCGTCGGCGACGCGGAACAGAAGCTGCGCGCCTATCCCATCGACGACCCGGCCTTTTTCTACTACGAACCCCAAAACCAGACCGGCGGGACCAAACTTTCCTTGAGCCGGGTGGATTCTCCCCGCATCACCCGCTTCCTGGTCTTCGACAACGGCGTCTGGCGCGCGGACCACGCCGGGGAACTTGCCGCCGCCTACAAGGCCCTGCTGGACCAGGCCCGTAAGGATAAAACCATGAACAAGGCGGCCCGCGCCATCAGCATGGCCTACTATTCCCTGATGGCCGGGGGCAAAACCGCCGCCGCCGAACGCCTTTTGAAACAGGCGCTGCCCCGGGAATACACGCATCTTACGCCCGCCATCATGAAGGATATCCAGACTTCGGTCAGTTCTTTCAACCCCGTGCGCAGCCTGACCGTGACGCAATAG
- a CDS encoding hypothetical protein (Evidence 5 : No homology to any previously reported sequences), which yields MGERLSHTAGIQEEVIRALLANSLAVMDIANQLGLTPREVRDILQETLLQFGDPLPMANNIIPVAAHIPAEIPKLGGNGLRVLLAKSHSSN from the coding sequence ATGGGGGAACGTTTATCGCATACAGCGGGAATTCAGGAAGAAGTCATTCGCGCGCTTCTGGCCAACTCTCTGGCTGTCATGGATATTGCCAACCAGCTTGGTCTTACGCCACGCGAAGTCCGGGACATTCTGCAAGAGACCCTTTTACAGTTTGGTGATCCTTTGCCGATGGCAAATAACATCATTCCGGTCGCGGCCCACATCCCCGCGGAAATACCGAAGCTGGGCGGCAACGGGTTACGGGTGCTCCTGGCCAAAAGCCACAGCAGCAACTGA
- the agxt gene encoding Serine--pyruvate aminotransferase, with amino-acid sequence MANLLDGLKPTLLMGPGPSCVFDEVYAALAKPTIGHLDPYFISIMDGIKVQLQTMMNTKNACTIPMSGTGSAGMETCFVNLVEKGDRVLVIINGVFGKRMQDVAGRLGADVDVIEFEWGTPVKPAAVAEQLKNGPYALVAVVHAETSTGVCNPVMEIGKLVQETGALYLVDCVTSLGGIPVEMDAWGCDALYSGTQKCLSCPPGLAPVSFSDKAVAKLKARKTKVPNWYLDLSMIINYWEGHSRAYHHTAPINMLYGLYAALDTVLKEGLPASFARHQAMHERLGKGLEKLGIAFFVEKGYRLPQLNAVTIPDGVDEAAVRARLLKEFQIEIGSGLGPLAGKIWRIGLMGHTARPENVDRLIAALEKCLK; translated from the coding sequence ATGGCGAATCTTCTTGACGGTCTTAAACCCACCCTGCTGATGGGCCCCGGCCCTTCCTGCGTGTTCGACGAAGTCTACGCCGCGCTGGCAAAGCCCACCATCGGGCACCTTGACCCCTATTTCATCAGCATCATGGACGGCATCAAGGTTCAGCTCCAGACCATGATGAACACGAAAAACGCCTGCACCATCCCCATGTCCGGCACGGGTTCCGCCGGGATGGAAACCTGCTTCGTGAACCTGGTGGAAAAGGGCGACCGCGTTCTTGTCATCATCAACGGCGTGTTCGGCAAACGCATGCAGGATGTGGCCGGACGCCTCGGCGCCGATGTGGACGTCATCGAATTCGAATGGGGCACCCCGGTCAAACCCGCGGCGGTCGCCGAACAGCTCAAGAACGGCCCCTACGCCCTCGTGGCCGTCGTCCATGCGGAAACCTCCACCGGCGTGTGCAACCCGGTCATGGAAATCGGCAAACTGGTGCAAGAAACCGGCGCGCTCTACCTGGTGGACTGCGTGACCAGCCTTGGCGGCATCCCCGTGGAAATGGACGCCTGGGGCTGCGACGCCCTGTACAGCGGCACCCAGAAGTGCCTGTCCTGCCCTCCGGGGCTCGCTCCCGTGTCCTTCTCGGACAAGGCCGTCGCCAAGCTCAAAGCCCGCAAGACCAAGGTGCCCAACTGGTACCTGGATCTCTCCATGATTATCAACTACTGGGAAGGCCACAGCCGCGCTTACCACCACACCGCGCCCATCAATATGCTGTACGGCCTGTACGCGGCGCTGGACACGGTCCTGAAGGAAGGCCTGCCCGCCTCCTTCGCGCGCCACCAGGCCATGCACGAACGGCTGGGCAAGGGGCTGGAAAAGCTCGGCATCGCGTTCTTCGTGGAAAAGGGCTACCGGCTGCCGCAACTGAACGCGGTCACCATCCCCGACGGCGTTGACGAAGCCGCCGTGCGCGCCCGTCTGCTGAAAGAATTTCAGATCGAGATCGGCTCGGGCCTCGGCCCCCTGGCCGGTAAAATCTGGCGGATCGGCCTCATGGGCCACACCGCCCGCCCGGAAAACGTGGACAGGCTCATCGCCGCCCTGGAAAAATGCCTTAAGTAG
- a CDS encoding membrane hypothetical protein (Evidence 5 : No homology to any previously reported sequences), giving the protein MNTIWRNAFAHATGEFNFMVIVYALLAAVVVLFVMRKTGLMRREAKWHRTLVCVYYLYIPIVFVCAATAWSTVYSAQSGFLSAVDQARPAIATASADYASSVWSSIVSRFRKEPTISLRELGREVAREYSAKLLEGFSDTSRFTLFMKPLVSGLQEGVALSLGAYIEEKLVDTLAGATKVDKELLQRIWKSDLVVLLQGGIVCDILEHQVTQAFKPFYAYLRVMTILFLLPVILETAFSVYRRRKRAA; this is encoded by the coding sequence ATGAACACCATTTGGCGGAACGCTTTTGCCCACGCCACGGGCGAATTTAATTTCATGGTCATCGTGTATGCCCTGCTCGCGGCGGTCGTTGTGCTGTTCGTCATGCGCAAAACCGGGCTGATGCGCCGGGAAGCGAAATGGCACCGGACCCTGGTCTGCGTCTACTACCTGTATATTCCCATTGTGTTTGTCTGCGCCGCCACGGCCTGGTCTACGGTGTACTCAGCGCAAAGCGGCTTTTTGAGCGCCGTTGACCAGGCGCGCCCGGCGATTGCCACCGCCAGCGCGGACTACGCGAGTTCTGTTTGGAGCAGTATCGTGAGCCGGTTCCGGAAGGAGCCGACCATCTCCCTGCGCGAATTGGGACGCGAGGTGGCGCGTGAATACAGTGCCAAGCTGCTGGAAGGCTTTTCCGATACCTCGCGCTTCACCCTGTTCATGAAGCCGCTGGTCTCCGGGTTGCAGGAGGGGGTGGCCCTTTCCCTCGGCGCGTACATTGAGGAAAAACTCGTCGATACCCTTGCCGGAGCGACAAAGGTGGACAAGGAACTCCTGCAGCGGATCTGGAAATCGGACCTCGTGGTTCTTTTGCAGGGCGGCATCGTCTGCGATATTTTGGAGCATCAGGTAACGCAGGCGTTCAAGCCTTTTTACGCATACCTGCGCGTCATGACGATCCTGTTCCTTTTGCCGGTGATCCTGGAGACGGCGTTCAGCGTGTACCGGCGGCGCAAACGCGCGGCGTGA
- a CDS encoding Efflux transporter, RND family, MFP subunit, which yields MAVQQKHQQSRAYMVLLHIFPRPVLAALCAGVMAVLLSACGDGGKETARPERAAPVVTAKVARRDVPRTLNAVGTVQPAASVAVKPQVGGQIVEVPVSSGQDVIKDQVLFRIDPRPYEAAVREVEARLLRNQVLLKKAEEDQARFSRLVRQDAISREQYDQAVANANSQRALVIQDQATLASAKLQLEYATIKAPVSGRIGEVFLDLGNVVKANDDRTLLVINTLAPAKIGFAVPERYLPEVMAQFRQGPIAVVAAPEGFTRFSSTGRLTSIDNAVDATTGTIKLEATFDNKDLTLWPGQFARVTVDLATMPDALVINASAVLEGIIGQYVYIVDAEGKAQVRPVKARFVTGDEMMVEEGLNAGDRVVLDGQLNLAAGIPVVERRADGSPANAPSDANTPSDANTPSGANTPSGGPGQK from the coding sequence ATGGCGGTTCAGCAAAAACACCAGCAAAGCAGAGCATACATGGTGCTTCTCCATATTTTTCCAAGGCCTGTTCTCGCGGCGCTTTGCGCCGGGGTCATGGCCGTCCTTCTTTCCGCCTGCGGCGACGGGGGCAAGGAAACCGCGCGCCCGGAGCGGGCCGCCCCGGTGGTGACCGCCAAAGTGGCCCGGCGGGACGTGCCCCGCACCCTGAACGCCGTGGGCACCGTGCAGCCCGCCGCGAGCGTGGCGGTAAAACCCCAGGTGGGCGGGCAGATCGTCGAGGTGCCCGTCTCCTCCGGCCAGGACGTCATCAAGGACCAGGTGTTGTTCCGCATCGACCCCAGGCCGTACGAAGCCGCCGTCAGGGAAGTGGAAGCGCGTCTTCTGCGCAACCAGGTGCTGCTCAAAAAAGCCGAGGAAGACCAGGCGCGGTTTTCCCGCCTGGTGCGCCAAGACGCCATCAGCCGGGAACAGTACGACCAGGCCGTTGCCAACGCCAATTCCCAGCGCGCTCTGGTCATCCAGGACCAGGCCACGCTGGCCTCCGCCAAGCTCCAGCTGGAATACGCCACCATCAAAGCGCCGGTTTCCGGCAGGATCGGCGAGGTGTTCCTGGATTTGGGCAACGTGGTCAAAGCCAACGACGACAGGACGCTTCTCGTCATCAACACCCTGGCCCCGGCCAAAATAGGTTTTGCCGTGCCCGAGCGCTACCTTCCCGAGGTCATGGCCCAGTTCCGGCAGGGACCCATTGCCGTTGTGGCCGCGCCGGAAGGGTTTACCCGCTTTTCCTCCACAGGCCGCCTGACCAGCATTGACAACGCCGTTGACGCCACCACCGGCACCATCAAGCTGGAGGCGACCTTTGACAACAAGGACCTTACCCTCTGGCCCGGCCAGTTCGCCCGGGTGACCGTGGACCTGGCCACCATGCCCGACGCCCTCGTCATCAACGCCTCGGCCGTGCTGGAAGGCATTATCGGCCAGTATGTGTATATCGTGGATGCGGAGGGCAAGGCCCAGGTCCGCCCGGTCAAGGCCCGGTTCGTGACCGGGGACGAAATGATGGTCGAGGAAGGGCTTAACGCCGGGGACCGCGTGGTGCTCGACGGGCAGCTCAACCTGGCCGCGGGGATCCCGGTCGTGGAGCGCCGGGCCGACGGCAGCCCCGCGAACGCGCCGTCCGACGCGAACACGCCGTCCGACGCGAACACGCCTTCGGGCGCGAACACGCCTTCGGGCGGACCCGGCCAGAAATGA